The genomic stretch AACATGGCCGGTAGGGGAACCGATATAAAACTCGGTGAAGACGTTACAGAGTTAGGTGGACTTTACGTTTTAGGAACGGAAAGACATGAATCAAGAAGGATAGACAACCAGTTAAGAGGTAGATGTGGGCGTCAGGGTGATCCTGGAGAAACCAGGTTCTATCTTTCCACTGAAGATAACCTTTTAAGGATTTTCGGTGGAGATAAGATGAGAAGCCTTATGAACACGCTGAAAATAGGTGAAGGTGAACCTATTCAGCATGGAATGCTGAGCAAGTTGATAGAGCAAGCACAAAAGAAGGTCGAAGGAATACATTTCTCGATAAGAAAACATCTTTTGGAATTGGATTCCGTTTTGGATAGGCAGAGGAATGCCATCTATTCTCATAGAAATTGGATTCTCGATGGCACGGATGTGGAAAGTCATCTCATGGATATATTTGAAGATGTGGTGGACAGAAGGATCCAAAAATACTGTTATTCAAAAATAGCAGACGAATGGAATATAGAAGGTATGATGGAAGAGCTAAAAGGCATCTTCCCATTCATAGATCTGAATAAAAATTCCATCGAATCAAGAGAAGATCTCAAAGAAGAGTTGATGAAATCAATCAAGGAAAATTACGAGTTGAAGGTCAAAGAAATAGGCGAAGAACAATTTGCTAACATAATAAAGTACGTCATGCTCAAAGTCATAGACGAGAGATGGAGAATGCACCTTCAAACCGTTGATCATCTCAAAGAATCCGTGAATTTGAGGGCTTACGGGCAAAAAGATCCAGTTATAGAGTTCAAAAAGGACAGCTACGAGATGTTCGAAGAAATGGTGGATGGGATGTACGACGATGTATCATCCATAGCATTCAGAATAGTCATTGTCGACGAACAAAAAGAAAGGGAAGAAGCGAAGAAGACGTTTGCCATCTTGCAAGCACAGCATGATGAATTTTCATCTTCCCTCGGATCGGATAAATCAAAATCCGGGAGAAATGGCGGTTCTTCCTCAAAGAAAAAGAGAATGAGAGTGAAAAGATGAATACAAACGCAAAAAACGAGGAGGATGGTGATCGTTTTTGATCAGTTACGAATTAAGAACCAAGATAGAAGACGTTCAGAAAAGGTTCAACGAAATAAAGAAGTTTTTCAATGAAGAAGGAATGAAAAAAGAGATAAAAGAATTGGAAACGCAAAGCGCATCTCCCGATTTTTGGAGTGATATGAAAAGTGCGCAAGATACCTTGAAAAAAATGAAATTGTTGAAGGAAAAATACGAAAAATTCCAGGTTATAAAGTCCAAAATAGAAGAGCTTGAGATTGGTATGAAGCTTTCCGAAGAAGGAGACGAGTTTTTACAAAGCCTTGAAGAGGGAGCAGAAGAGGCTCAAAAGCTGTTGGAAAACTTTGAAATGCTTATGATGCTCAACGGAAAATTCGACACTCTGAACTGTTATCTTTCCATTCATCCTGGTGCTGGCGGAACGGAATCTCATGATTGGGCCAGCATGTTGCTGAGGATGTACACGCGTTGGGCGGAGAGAAATGGCTTTGAAATAGAGGAAATAGACATACAGCCGGGTGATGAAGCTGGGATAAACAGTGCAACCATCTTGATAAAGGGAGAAAACGCTTACGGACTTTTAAAGCATGAAAGAGGCGTTCATAGACTTGTAAGAATTTCACCGTTTGATGCCGCCAAAAGAAGACACACTTCTTTTGCGTCTGTTAACGTCATCCCTGAATTCAAAGACGAAATAGAAGTGGATATAAAAGATGAAGATTTGAAGATAGACACCTATCGTTCTTCTGGCGCAGGAGGGCAGCACGTTAACAGGACGGATTCCGCCGTTAGGATAACCCACTTACCAACGGGTATAGTGGTAACCTGTCAAAACGAAAGATCGCAGATTCAAAACAGAGAAGTTGCGATGAGAGTTTTAAAGGCAAGACTTTATCAACTGGAATTGGAGAAACGTCAAGAAAAACTTCAAAAAATTCAGGGAAATTTAAAAGAAATAGGCTGGGGAAGCCAGATAAGATCCTACGTGTTCCAGCCTTACACAATGGTGAAAGATCACCGTACCAATCACGAAACTGGAAACATACAAGCGGTTATGGATGGTGAGATAGACGACTTCATATATGCGGAACTTGTGTTCTTTGCGAAAAATAACATGGATTTTGATATTTGAGATCCTCTTTGCGATAACAACTTTTAGCCTTCCGATTTACATATCTGTGCAAAATGGGATAAGCGAAGAGTACACGATAAACGTTAAAAGTTGGAGTGAAGAATTTTGGGATTCGCTTATTAAGATGTGGGGAGTGTATCCGACGCGCCCCGTTTACATGATGATCGCAAAAGGGAATTTTGGTCCAGAGATGGGCTTTACGGTTTCCTATCCAGATAGCTTTAGAATACTTGTGGATTTGGATTTTCCATCTCAAACACGTGCAACAGTCGCGCATGAACTGATGCACGTGTTTCAATTTGCCTGGATAAAAAGGTACCATCATCTCATGCCGTTATGGGTAATGGAAGGCTTGGCAACATGGTATGGGGGGAAAGAAGGAACGTACATCAGTCCATTGGGAGAAAATCCATTCCTTTTCTGGAGTGTCGATCCAACAAAATACGTGGAATATCCAGACAACGAAGAGGCAAAAGGGGAATATTACGCTGAAGTTTACGCGTTATTCAACGCGATGGATGAAAAATGCGACTTCGAAAAAAACCTTCCCATCATCTTGAACGACGTGCGAAATGGCAAGAGCTGGGAAGAAAGCTTTTCGGATGTGCTAGGAGAAAGCTTCAATGAGTTTTACTCGGAATGGAGAAGGGAAAACCTCTTCTTCATATCTTTGAAGTTCGCATCGTTTTGGGGAATATGGATGGGTCTTCCGTTGGTGTTGATCGTTCTCTTTTTCTTCAAACGCGCTAAAAAGAAAAATGGAGAAGTTTACGAAGACAGCATGGAAGATTTGGAAGAGCTTGAAAAAACGTATGGCAAGGATTATTGGAAAGGTGGGAAAGATTGAAAAAGATAACGTTATTGTGTGGTCAAAAGAACGAGAATTTCGGAGAAAAGCTCACTTATTCCCAAACAATTGAGATATTCAAAGATAAGGATGTAAAAATCTACCTTCCAACCACT from Mesoaciditoga lauensis cd-1655R = DSM 25116 encodes the following:
- the prfB gene encoding peptide chain release factor 2, which produces MISYELRTKIEDVQKRFNEIKKFFNEEGMKKEIKELETQSASPDFWSDMKSAQDTLKKMKLLKEKYEKFQVIKSKIEELEIGMKLSEEGDEFLQSLEEGAEEAQKLLENFEMLMMLNGKFDTLNCYLSIHPGAGGTESHDWASMLLRMYTRWAERNGFEIEEIDIQPGDEAGINSATILIKGENAYGLLKHERGVHRLVRISPFDAAKRRHTSFASVNVIPEFKDEIEVDIKDEDLKIDTYRSSGAGGQHVNRTDSAVRITHLPTGIVVTCQNERSQIQNREVAMRVLKARLYQLELEKRQEKLQKIQGNLKEIGWGSQIRSYVFQPYTMVKDHRTNHETGNIQAVMDGEIDDFIYAELVFFAKNNMDFDI